A region of Deinococcus rubellus DNA encodes the following proteins:
- a CDS encoding BON domain-containing protein, with protein sequence MWPFGKSTADRVKEALNAQPQLKDLGLQVSESGGNVTVAGMVPNDRYGQLVTVIAEGINGVKNVDISGLVAQAPAEVQVSAPTPSVEVGGSQDDASSVTETGSQGGSVMQSDPVPSPASTSADDAIAQAVESSKIAKAVYHAIRSNGELADDPIDVLQSGKSVILRGAVDSDHEQRLAEQVARGVAGVAGVDVSGLKVVAQAKEMHKDRDEKSGDATYTIKSGDTLSAIAEKYFGDAMRYKDIAHFNNISDPDAIQAGQVIKIPSA encoded by the coding sequence ATGTGGCCCTTTGGAAAATCGACAGCAGACCGTGTTAAGGAAGCCCTCAACGCTCAGCCGCAGCTCAAGGACCTGGGCTTGCAGGTCAGCGAAAGCGGCGGCAACGTCACGGTGGCGGGCATGGTGCCCAATGACCGCTACGGCCAGCTTGTCACGGTGATCGCCGAAGGCATCAACGGCGTCAAGAACGTGGATATCAGTGGGCTGGTGGCCCAGGCACCCGCCGAGGTGCAGGTCAGTGCGCCCACACCCAGCGTTGAGGTCGGTGGCTCGCAAGACGATGCCAGCAGCGTCACCGAGACCGGCTCGCAGGGCGGCAGCGTGATGCAGAGTGATCCTGTTCCCAGCCCGGCCAGTACAAGCGCCGACGACGCCATCGCCCAGGCCGTGGAAAGCAGCAAGATCGCCAAGGCGGTCTACCATGCCATCCGCAGCAACGGCGAACTCGCCGACGACCCGATCGACGTGCTGCAAAGCGGCAAGAGCGTCATTCTGCGCGGCGCGGTGGACAGCGACCATGAGCAGCGTCTGGCCGAGCAGGTCGCGCGCGGCGTGGCGGGCGTGGCGGGCGTGGACGTGAGCGGCCTCAAGGTGGTCGCTCAGGCCAAGGAAATGCACAAGGACCGCGACGAGAAGAGTGGTGACGCCACTTACACCATCAAGTCGGGCGATACTCTCAGCGCCATCGCCGAGAAGTATTTCGGAGACGCCATGCGCTATAAGGACATCGCTCACTTCAATAACATCTCCGACCCTGACGCTATTCAGGCGGGGCAGGTCATCAAGATTCCCAGCGCCTGA
- the sufU gene encoding Fe-S cluster assembly sulfur transfer protein SufU — protein sequence MKLPDALAREIISSHQQRPRNVGTLPDAAHAERQNPGCGDQITVWVQLSGEHLRLSFEGKGCAISQASASLMTERLGGLTRQEAADVAAQFRAMVQGEPPAETLGELAALAGVSKLLARRRCALLAWDALQEALD from the coding sequence ATGAAGCTGCCCGACGCCCTTGCCCGTGAGATCATCAGCTCGCACCAGCAGCGCCCGCGCAATGTCGGCACGCTGCCGGACGCTGCCCACGCCGAGCGCCAGAATCCCGGCTGCGGCGATCAGATCACGGTCTGGGTGCAGCTCAGCGGCGAACACCTCCGGCTGAGCTTTGAGGGCAAAGGCTGCGCCATCTCACAGGCCAGCGCCAGCCTCATGACCGAGCGTCTCGGCGGCCTGACCCGTCAGGAAGCGGCAGACGTGGCTGCGCAGTTCCGGGCGATGGTGCAGGGTGAGCCGCCCGCCGAGACGCTGGGCGAACTGGCAGCCCTGGCAGGCGTCAGCAAGCTGCTGGCCCGCCGCCGCTGCGCCCTGCTGGCCTGGGACGCGCTGCAAGAAGCACTGGACTGA
- a CDS encoding pseudouridine-5'-phosphate glycosidase, giving the protein MSHPLLDFAPEVAQAIQDRRPLVALESTIISHGMPYPQNVETAREVESLIRLAGAVPATIAVIGGRLKAGLSDDELEILGTDKSVQKISVRDLPMTVATGGHGATTVATTMRIAALAGIRVFATGGTGGVHRGAGQTFDISADLMELARTPVAVVSAGVKSILDISLTLEYLETQGVPVIGFGAAGFPAFYSRESGFAAPLVAESALAVARALFAQWSLSLPGRTAGGALIANPIPQEAEIGRAEIDPVIEQALADMAAQGIKGKDTTPYLLGRIVEITGGRSLTANIALVKNNAVVAAQIAAELRALETAHENGD; this is encoded by the coding sequence ATGTCTCATCCCCTGCTCGATTTTGCGCCCGAAGTGGCCCAGGCCATTCAGGACCGCCGCCCGCTGGTGGCCCTGGAAAGCACCATCATCAGTCACGGTATGCCTTACCCGCAAAACGTCGAGACGGCCCGCGAGGTCGAAAGCCTGATTCGCCTGGCCGGGGCCGTGCCCGCCACCATCGCCGTGATCGGTGGGCGGCTCAAGGCGGGCCTGAGTGATGACGAACTCGAAATCCTCGGCACCGACAAGTCCGTGCAGAAGATCAGCGTGCGCGATCTGCCCATGACGGTGGCGACAGGCGGACACGGTGCGACCACCGTCGCCACCACCATGCGGATTGCGGCGCTGGCAGGTATCCGGGTGTTTGCCACCGGCGGCACCGGGGGGGTGCACCGGGGGGCCGGGCAGACCTTCGACATCAGTGCCGACCTGATGGAACTGGCCCGCACGCCCGTCGCGGTGGTCAGCGCCGGGGTCAAGAGCATTCTCGACATCAGTCTGACGCTGGAATACCTGGAGACCCAGGGCGTGCCGGTCATCGGCTTCGGCGCGGCTGGGTTCCCCGCCTTCTACAGCCGCGAGTCGGGCTTCGCCGCGCCGCTGGTGGCCGAGAGCGCTCTGGCAGTGGCCCGCGCCCTCTTCGCCCAGTGGTCGCTGTCCCTGCCGGGCCGGACGGCGGGCGGCGCGCTGATCGCCAATCCCATTCCTCAGGAAGCTGAGATCGGCCGTGCCGAGATTGACCCGGTCATTGAGCAGGCCCTCGCCGATATGGCCGCGCAGGGCATCAAGGGGAAAGACACTACCCCGTACCTGCTGGGCCGCATCGTGGAGATCACCGGGGGCCGCAGCCTGACGGCCAATATCGCCCTGGTCAAGAACAATGCGGTGGTGGCTGCGCAGATTGCCGCCGAATTGCGAGCGCTTGAGACGGCCCACGAAAACGGTGACTGA
- a CDS encoding ABC transporter substrate-binding protein, which produces MNQRLRSTTLALLGFSLLGAALADKVVSIGYSGPLSGGAAFYGKDVQSGLDMAIDEINKAGGITVKGEKVTFKLAALDDKYLPNETGTNVKRLTSQGIDVIVVPHAGGIQVAQALNTRDPQFLLVAYSSEPKILEANNPLTFMLPPRYDVYVAPFVKKEMTTFGKKLGMVGTTSAYGKAWGDVVSAEWKKQGGTIGTNNGVDYGTTVDYSSAVTKALSEKPDVLFIGGPSQPTALVIKAAREQGFKGGFIVMDQAKFEQMGSIIPISYLNGSVGVMPVAEFPGTQVFSAQYQRLYKKIPTSEAALNYMGMNVVAKAMELAGTTDDPMAIRAKLGQAATSLPRNKTVYSLKSVTAQGHMDADVLAGFIQDGKYTKLRLSSLK; this is translated from the coding sequence ATGAATCAGCGACTTCGCTCCACCACCCTCGCGCTCCTCGGTTTCTCCCTGCTCGGCGCGGCTCTGGCCGATAAGGTGGTCAGCATCGGTTACAGTGGCCCCCTTTCCGGCGGCGCAGCATTCTACGGCAAGGACGTGCAGTCGGGTCTGGACATGGCGATTGATGAGATCAACAAGGCGGGCGGCATCACGGTCAAGGGCGAGAAGGTCACCTTCAAGCTGGCGGCTCTTGACGACAAGTACCTGCCCAACGAGACCGGCACCAACGTCAAGCGCCTGACCTCACAGGGGATTGACGTGATTGTCGTGCCGCACGCCGGTGGTATTCAGGTGGCGCAGGCCCTCAACACCCGCGATCCGCAGTTCTTGCTGGTGGCCTACTCCTCCGAACCCAAGATCCTGGAGGCCAACAACCCGCTCACCTTCATGCTGCCGCCGCGCTACGACGTGTACGTCGCGCCGTTCGTGAAAAAGGAAATGACCACCTTCGGCAAGAAGCTGGGCATGGTCGGCACGACCTCGGCTTACGGCAAAGCCTGGGGCGACGTGGTGTCGGCAGAGTGGAAAAAGCAGGGCGGCACCATCGGCACCAACAACGGCGTGGATTACGGCACCACCGTGGACTACTCCAGCGCTGTCACCAAAGCGCTCTCGGAGAAGCCCGATGTGCTGTTTATCGGCGGGCCGTCGCAGCCCACTGCGCTGGTCATCAAAGCGGCCCGCGAACAGGGCTTCAAGGGCGGCTTCATCGTGATGGATCAGGCCAAGTTTGAGCAGATGGGCAGCATCATCCCCATCTCGTACCTCAACGGCTCGGTCGGGGTGATGCCGGTGGCTGAATTCCCCGGCACCCAGGTCTTCAGTGCCCAGTACCAGCGCCTCTACAAGAAAATTCCCACCAGCGAGGCGGCCCTCAACTACATGGGCATGAACGTGGTCGCCAAGGCGATGGAACTGGCTGGAACCACCGACGACCCAATGGCGATTCGCGCCAAGCTGGGCCAGGCGGCCACTTCGCTGCCGCGCAACAAGACCGTCTACAGCCTCAAGAGCGTGACGGCCCAGGGCCACATGGACGCCGACGTACTGGCCGGGTTCATTCAGGACGGCAAATACACCAAGCTGCGCCTGAGCAGCCTCAAGTAA
- the purB gene encoding adenylosuccinate lyase, giving the protein MIDRYLTPDMKELWSEASRYRAWLKVELSALRVQAEIGEVPPSAYQDLLPLSEADPLDEAFAVRVAEIESVTRHDIVAFTTALTERYGDPARFIHHGLTSTDVVDTAQNLLLDEALTTVMADAEALRAVCRAQAVTYKHTPTIGRTHGIHAEPMTFGLKFLNWMTTLDRDLERLSAARGRVRVVMLSGSVGTYAHVSPQVEEQVAAAWGWQPAPVTNQTLARDRHAEVLSALAIFGTTLEKISVEIRHLQRSEVREAMEPFGKGQKGSSSMPHKKNPILTENVTGMARLLRGYLVTALENVPLWHERDISHSSAERVILPDATALASYATRRLAGVLEDLVVFPDRMLKNLNDLGGLVFSQRVLHLLIDDKQLSREAAYEIVQRSALRSWETGEGLRELLAADPENPLSDQELGEAFDLAWYLREVDHIYGRFGL; this is encoded by the coding sequence ATGATTGACCGTTACCTGACCCCCGACATGAAAGAGTTGTGGAGCGAGGCCAGCCGTTACCGGGCCTGGCTCAAGGTCGAGCTGAGCGCCCTCAGGGTGCAGGCTGAGATCGGCGAGGTGCCGCCCAGCGCTTACCAAGATTTGCTGCCGCTGAGTGAGGCCGACCCGCTCGACGAAGCCTTCGCCGTGCGGGTGGCCGAGATCGAGAGCGTGACCCGCCACGACATCGTGGCCTTTACCACCGCCCTGACCGAACGCTACGGCGACCCGGCCCGCTTCATTCACCACGGTCTGACCAGCACCGACGTGGTAGACACCGCCCAGAACCTGCTGCTCGACGAGGCGCTGACCACCGTCATGGCTGACGCCGAGGCACTGCGGGCTGTCTGCCGCGCCCAGGCCGTGACCTACAAACACACGCCCACGATTGGCCGCACCCACGGCATTCACGCCGAGCCGATGACCTTCGGCCTCAAGTTTCTCAACTGGATGACCACCCTGGACCGCGATCTGGAGCGCCTGAGTGCGGCCCGTGGACGGGTGCGGGTGGTGATGCTCTCCGGCTCGGTGGGCACCTACGCCCACGTCAGCCCGCAGGTGGAAGAACAGGTGGCGGCGGCCTGGGGCTGGCAGCCCGCCCCGGTCACCAACCAGACGCTGGCCCGTGACCGCCACGCCGAGGTGCTGTCGGCCCTGGCGATTTTCGGCACCACCCTGGAAAAGATCTCAGTGGAAATCCGTCACCTTCAGCGCTCGGAAGTGCGCGAGGCGATGGAGCCGTTCGGCAAGGGCCAGAAAGGCAGCTCGTCCATGCCCCACAAGAAAAACCCGATCCTGACCGAGAACGTGACCGGCATGGCCCGGCTGCTGCGCGGCTACCTGGTGACGGCGCTGGAGAATGTGCCGCTGTGGCACGAGCGCGACATCAGCCATTCGAGCGCCGAGCGCGTCATTCTGCCGGACGCCACCGCGCTCGCCAGTTACGCCACCCGCCGCCTGGCCGGGGTGCTGGAGGACCTGGTGGTGTTCCCCGACCGGATGCTGAAAAACCTCAATGATCTGGGCGGGCTGGTCTTCAGCCAGCGGGTGCTGCACCTCTTGATCGACGACAAGCAGCTCTCCCGCGAGGCCGCCTACGAGATCGTGCAGCGTAGTGCCCTGCGGAGCTGGGAAACTGGCGAGGGCCTGCGCGAGCTGCTGGCCGCCGACCCCGAGAACCCGCTGAGTGACCAGGAACTCGGTGAGGCCTTCGATCTGGCCTGGTATCTGCGCGAGGTGGACCACATCTACGGGCGCTTCGGGCTGTGA
- the ruvB gene encoding Holliday junction branch migration DNA helicase RuvB, whose product MSQSENTDAALRPKTLAEYVGQVKLKDKLSVYLQAARGRREALDHTLLFGPPGLGKTTLAHIIAYELGVNIRVTSGPAIEKPGDLAAILTNSLEEGDVLFIDEIHRLGRVAEEHLYPAMEDYKLDIVLGQGPAARTIELPLPRFTLVGATTRPGLISAPMRSRFGIMEHLEYYTPQEIAINLLRDARLLGFGLEEEAALEIGARSRGTMRIAKRLLRRVRDYAEVAGEKVIGLERTFSALDKLGLDAAGLDDRDKKYLETLIHRFAGGPVGVDTLATAISEDGLTLEDVYEPYLIQLGFIKRTPRGRVATAHAYQHLGLPISGHPDDELPLFIN is encoded by the coding sequence ATGTCGCAGTCCGAGAACACCGACGCCGCCCTGCGGCCCAAGACCCTGGCCGAATACGTGGGGCAGGTCAAGCTCAAAGACAAGCTGAGCGTCTATCTCCAGGCTGCCAGGGGCCGCCGCGAGGCGCTCGACCATACCCTGCTGTTCGGGCCGCCGGGTCTGGGCAAAACCACCCTGGCGCACATTATCGCTTATGAGCTCGGCGTCAATATCCGGGTCACGTCCGGCCCGGCCATCGAGAAACCCGGTGACCTGGCTGCCATTCTGACCAACAGTCTGGAAGAGGGCGACGTGCTGTTTATCGACGAGATTCACCGCCTGGGCCGCGTCGCCGAGGAGCACCTCTATCCGGCGATGGAGGACTACAAACTCGACATCGTGCTGGGGCAGGGACCGGCGGCGCGCACCATCGAGCTGCCGCTGCCGCGCTTTACCCTGGTCGGCGCGACCACCCGCCCCGGTCTGATCAGCGCGCCGATGCGCAGCCGCTTCGGGATCATGGAGCATCTGGAGTACTACACGCCGCAGGAAATCGCCATCAACCTGCTGCGCGACGCCCGGCTGTTGGGCTTCGGACTGGAAGAGGAAGCGGCCCTGGAAATCGGCGCACGCTCACGCGGCACCATGCGGATCGCCAAGAGACTGCTGCGGCGGGTGCGCGACTACGCCGAGGTGGCGGGCGAGAAGGTCATCGGCCTGGAGCGCACCTTCAGCGCCCTCGACAAGCTCGGCCTCGACGCGGCAGGCCTGGATGACCGCGACAAGAAGTACCTGGAGACCCTGATTCACCGCTTCGCAGGCGGCCCAGTGGGCGTGGACACCCTGGCCACCGCCATCAGCGAGGATGGACTGACCCTGGAAGACGTGTACGAGCCGTACCTGATCCAGCTCGGCTTCATCAAGCGCACGCCCAGGGGCCGGGTCGCCACCGCGCACGCCTATCAGCACCTGGGCCTGCCCATCTCGGGCCACCCGGACGACGAGCTGCCACTGTTTATCAACTAA
- a CDS encoding inositol monophosphatase family protein has protein sequence MTLPPTAFSPADLTTFLDTATTAALAAGAIQLARTDLLHEVRAKSTFSDLVTEVDALCEAEIRRIILAAYPAHAVLGEEEGQAGEGEYLWIVDPLDGTVNYARGYPVYCASVALEVRGVRVVGAVYDPSRRELFTASLGSGAFLNGARIQPSTTPRLQSPALISTGFPYSVADDASNLTYLGKLLALGVPVRRPGAAALDLCNVACGRMDGYWELGLKRWDSAAGSLIIEEAGGVVSDMDGLPTPYGPGIVAANPALHPELLTVLSGGVLGSSVRGSPDQPR, from the coding sequence ATGACCCTGCCGCCCACCGCTTTCTCCCCCGCCGACCTGACCACCTTTCTGGATACGGCCACCACCGCCGCCCTGGCCGCCGGGGCGATTCAGCTTGCCCGCACCGACCTGCTGCACGAGGTGCGCGCCAAGTCCACCTTCAGCGACCTGGTAACCGAGGTGGACGCACTGTGCGAGGCCGAGATCCGGCGCATCATCCTGGCCGCCTACCCGGCGCACGCGGTGCTGGGCGAGGAGGAGGGCCAGGCCGGGGAAGGCGAATACCTGTGGATCGTCGATCCACTGGACGGCACCGTCAACTACGCGCGCGGCTACCCGGTCTACTGCGCCTCGGTGGCGCTGGAAGTGCGCGGCGTGCGGGTGGTGGGAGCCGTCTACGACCCGAGTCGGCGCGAACTGTTCACCGCCTCACTGGGCAGTGGGGCTTTTCTCAACGGCGCGCGCATCCAGCCCTCCACCACCCCCCGGCTGCAAAGCCCAGCGCTGATCTCCACTGGATTCCCCTACAGCGTGGCCGACGACGCCAGCAACCTGACTTACCTGGGCAAGCTGCTGGCCCTGGGCGTACCGGTACGGCGGCCCGGCGCGGCAGCACTCGATCTGTGCAACGTGGCCTGCGGGCGCATGGACGGCTACTGGGAACTGGGCCTCAAGCGGTGGGACTCGGCGGCAGGCAGCCTGATCATCGAGGAGGCGGGCGGCGTCGTCAGTGATATGGACGGCTTGCCGACCCCCTACGGCCCGGGCATCGTGGCGGCCAATCCTGCTCTGCACCCCGAACTGCTCACGGTGCTGAGCGGTGGGGTCCTGGGGAGCAGTGTGAGGGGCAGCCCAGACCAGCCTCGGTGA
- a CDS encoding LysR family transcriptional regulator gives MSVDLQVVSLSGPGAVPDTASGPGMLRLGLPAPEARAGPLPGRLPALGSSHLAALIGVADTGSFSEAALRLGVAQSTVSQAVQAAEKELGVRLFERGRHGAFLTPAGRRVLEQARLAAAALRGMTLAGDPAGGGSSGVLSGPLHVVSCRSVIRHFLTPALGGFQRRYPQAQVILHDTSGEHDDIERMVASGEADLGLGRLPMRPDLCSQPLFADEYLIVAAAGQLRLKTWNAFHRAAYIVCEEDCAPYIAAHIALHSRPPAPAVRLKDAQVALGMVAEGHGFTVLTSSVVWPLPPGLQAYSLPTPLWRWIGSVATMQASRHPLVQAFQDAVLSPAALRTLAGPLAGSLRFAGVASPLSAAQRVGSP, from the coding sequence GTGAGCGTTGACCTCCAAGTTGTTTCGCTGTCCGGGCCTGGTGCCGTGCCCGATACCGCGTCTGGGCCAGGCATGCTGCGGTTGGGTCTGCCCGCGCCCGAAGCCAGAGCCGGACCCTTGCCGGGGCGCTTGCCTGCGCTGGGCAGCAGCCATCTGGCCGCGCTGATCGGGGTGGCCGACACCGGCAGCTTCAGTGAGGCGGCCCTGCGGCTGGGTGTGGCGCAGTCCACTGTCAGCCAGGCGGTGCAGGCGGCGGAAAAGGAACTCGGCGTGCGCCTCTTTGAACGGGGCCGTCACGGCGCGTTCCTGACTCCCGCTGGGCGGCGGGTGTTGGAGCAGGCCCGCCTCGCTGCCGCCGCACTGCGGGGCATGACGCTGGCAGGAGACCCGGCAGGAGGCGGGTCGTCCGGGGTGCTCTCGGGGCCGCTCCATGTCGTGTCGTGCCGCAGCGTCATCCGGCATTTCCTGACCCCGGCCCTGGGCGGCTTTCAGCGCCGCTACCCGCAGGCGCAGGTCATCTTGCACGACACCAGCGGTGAGCACGACGATATCGAGCGGATGGTGGCTTCTGGCGAGGCCGACCTGGGGCTGGGCCGCCTGCCGATGCGCCCCGATCTGTGCAGCCAGCCGCTGTTTGCCGACGAGTACCTGATCGTCGCCGCCGCCGGGCAACTGCGCCTGAAGACCTGGAACGCCTTTCACCGCGCCGCCTACATCGTCTGCGAGGAAGACTGCGCGCCTTATATCGCGGCCCACATCGCCCTTCATTCGCGTCCGCCCGCGCCCGCTGTGCGCCTCAAAGACGCGCAGGTGGCGCTGGGGATGGTGGCCGAGGGACACGGCTTCACGGTGCTGACCAGCTCGGTGGTGTGGCCGCTGCCGCCGGGCCTACAAGCCTATTCGCTGCCCACCCCACTGTGGCGCTGGATCGGCAGCGTGGCGACGATGCAGGCCAGTCGGCACCCGCTGGTTCAGGCCTTTCAGGACGCGGTGCTGTCGCCCGCTGCGCTGCGAACGCTGGCGGGGCCGCTGGCCGGGTCGCTGCGTTTTGCGGGGGTAGCCTCGCCGCTCAGCGCCGCACAGCGGGTCGGCAGCCCCTGA
- a CDS encoding carbohydrate kinase family protein produces MKSGPVVVAGGLNTDILSRLPAPLRLGTSNPAHTTFSPGGVGRNLAQNLAQLGVPTRLLGVVGDDAFGESLLNLTAASGVDVSGVLRRAGPSGSYLAVLTEDGELHAGLSSMALTAALTDAEAQRWAGHLDTASALIVDANLPPEVVARLLDEAARRGVPSVLEPVSAPKAGRLRPLLSPARPVWLLSPDRAELAALTEQNLTAADDAALLDAAQQLRQRGADFVLITLGQRGSWLVGEGLPIHTPARQAQVLDVTGAGDALLAGLIAARWYGQGWPDALRQAHLCAALTIEALGAVRADLSSERLLAEWGRPVLLLSSAF; encoded by the coding sequence ATGAAGTCGGGGCCGGTGGTGGTGGCAGGCGGCCTCAACACCGACATTCTCAGTCGCCTGCCCGCGCCGCTGCGGCTGGGCACCAGCAACCCCGCCCACACGACCTTCTCGCCCGGCGGGGTGGGCCGCAACCTGGCCCAGAATCTGGCTCAGCTCGGCGTGCCCACCCGGCTGCTGGGGGTGGTGGGCGACGACGCCTTCGGCGAGAGTCTGCTGAACCTGACCGCCGCCAGCGGGGTGGACGTGTCAGGGGTGCTGCGGCGGGCGGGCCCCAGCGGCAGCTATCTGGCGGTGCTGACTGAGGACGGTGAACTTCACGCGGGGCTGAGCAGCATGGCCCTGACCGCTGCCCTGACGGACGCTGAGGCGCAGCGCTGGGCCGGGCATCTGGACACCGCCAGCGCCCTGATTGTGGACGCCAACCTGCCGCCCGAGGTGGTGGCCCGGCTGCTGGACGAGGCGGCCCGGCGCGGCGTGCCCAGTGTGCTGGAGCCGGTCAGCGCGCCCAAAGCTGGGCGACTGCGCCCGCTGCTCTCACCTGCGCGTCCGGTGTGGCTGCTCAGCCCAGACCGGGCCGAACTCGCCGCACTGACGGAACAGAACCTGACTGCGGCTGACGACGCTGCCCTCCTGGATGCAGCCCAGCAACTCCGGCAGCGCGGGGCTGACTTCGTGCTGATCACCCTCGGCCAGCGCGGCAGCTGGCTGGTGGGGGAGGGGCTTCCCATTCACACGCCCGCCCGGCAGGCGCAGGTGCTCGACGTGACCGGGGCCGGAGACGCCCTGCTCGCCGGGCTGATCGCCGCCCGCTGGTACGGCCAGGGCTGGCCCGACGCGCTCAGACAGGCCCATCTCTGCGCCGCCCTGACCATCGAAGCGCTGGGGGCGGTGCGCGCTGACCTGTCGTCGGAACGGCTGCTGGCTGAGTGGGGCCGCCCCGTGCTTTTGCTCTCCTCAGCCTTCTAG
- a CDS encoding DUF6683 family protein gives MNKFLLSAVLSTLLLLASIASADDSFASLFSSVDTSTIGAAAAKAVNAPANGPVTLKAFEYTPSARVSSDTRTLFINELVKQGQARGMMTPDKEKQLRAAFDKADVVKLWGAQLEPKGYKMNSLATATALWVAVSFQIMNDGQLNTDIQNNALLKQLQVAYSNSPEVVKLTDARKQKAAESLMWMAAFEDNDVTQARAGAKGYTMDAVKDYVSKLLINFKIDPAKFEIGDTGLHKKGN, from the coding sequence ATGAACAAGTTTTTGCTGTCTGCTGTCCTCAGCACCCTGTTGCTGCTCGCCTCCATTGCTTCGGCGGACGATAGTTTTGCCAGCCTGTTTTCCAGCGTGGACACCAGTACCATCGGCGCGGCGGCAGCCAAGGCAGTCAACGCACCAGCAAACGGCCCGGTCACCCTGAAAGCCTTTGAGTACACGCCGTCGGCCAGGGTCAGCAGCGATACCAGAACCCTATTCATCAATGAACTGGTCAAACAGGGTCAGGCCAGGGGGATGATGACGCCTGACAAAGAAAAGCAACTCCGAGCCGCGTTTGACAAGGCCGATGTGGTCAAGCTCTGGGGGGCGCAACTTGAACCCAAGGGCTACAAGATGAACAGCCTGGCAACCGCCACCGCGCTGTGGGTGGCCGTTTCGTTTCAGATCATGAACGATGGTCAGCTCAATACGGACATCCAGAACAACGCGTTGCTCAAGCAGCTTCAGGTGGCCTACAGCAACTCGCCTGAGGTCGTCAAATTGACCGATGCCAGGAAGCAAAAAGCCGCCGAATCGCTGATGTGGATGGCCGCTTTTGAAGACAACGACGTGACTCAGGCCAGGGCAGGAGCCAAGGGATACACGATGGACGCGGTCAAAGATTATGTCAGCAAGTTACTGATCAATTTTAAGATCGATCCGGCGAAGTTTGAAATCGGCGATACAGGCTTGCATAAAAAGGGCAATTGA